In one window of Macaca thibetana thibetana isolate TM-01 chromosome 5, ASM2454274v1, whole genome shotgun sequence DNA:
- the LOC126955353 gene encoding tripartite motif-containing protein 60, translating to MPDKFSPTSFSQFLHTDQRELTLRTTFVRSSMELVTALVNLQEESSCPICLEYLKDPVTINCGHNFCRSCLNVSWKDLDDTFPCPVCRFCFPYKSFRRNPQLRNLTEIAKQLHIRRSKRKRQKENAMCEKHNQFLTLFCLKDLEILCTQCSFSTKHQKHYICPVKKAASYHREILEGSIEPLKNNIERVEKVIILQGSKSVELKKKVEYKREEINSEFEQIRLFLQNEQETILRQIQDEEMNILEKLNENLVKFSDYVSTLKHLLREVEGKSVQSNLELLTRVKSVHHSYQNLKRPELFSFRLTKYGFSLPPQYSGLDRIIKPFQVDVILDLDTAHPQLIVSEDRKAVRYGRTKPNICYNPKRFYVCPAVLGSQRLSSGRHYWEVEVGNKPKWILGVCQACLLRNWQDQPSVLGGFWAIGRYMKSGYVASGPKTTRLLPVVKPSKIGIFLDYELGDLSFYNMNDRSVLYTFNDSFTEALWPYFYTGTDSEPLKICSESDSER from the coding sequence ATGCCGGACAAGTTCAGCCCAACTTCCTTTTCACAGTTCCTTCACACTGACCAGAGGGAGCTTACCTTACGCACTACCTTTGTTCGCAGCTCAATGGAACTCGTGACGGCTCTGGTGAACCTCCAAGAGGAGTCTAGCTGTCCCATCTGTCTGGAGTACTTGAAAGACCCAGTGACCATCAACTGTGGGCACAACTTCTGTCGCTCCTGCCTCAATGTATCCTGGAAGGATCTAGATGATACCTTTCCCTGTCCTGTCTGCCGTTTTTGCTTTCCATACAAGAGCTTCAGGAGGAACCCCCAGCTCCGTAATTTGACTGAAATTGCTAAACAACTCCATATTaggaggagcaagagaaagagacagaaagagaatgcCATGTGTGAAAAACACAATCAGTTCCTGACCCTCTTCTGTTTGAAGGATCTAGAGATCTTATGTACACAGTGCAGTTTCTCCACTAAACACCAAAAGCACTACATTTGCCCTGTTAAGAAAGCTGCCTCTTATCACAGAGAAATTCTAGAAGGTAGCATTGAGCCCTTGAAGAATAATATAGAACGAGTTGAAAAAGTGATAATTCTGCAAGGCAGCAAATCAGTGGAGCTGAAAAAGAAGGTAGAATATAAgagggaagaaataaattctgAGTTTGAGCAAATTAGATTGTTTTTACAGAACGAGCAAGAGACTATTCTTAGGCAGATACAAGATGAAGAgatgaatattttagaaaaactaaatgaaaaccTTGTAAAATTTTCAGATTATGTTTCCACGTTAAAACATCTACTGAGGGAGGTAGAGGGCAAGTCTGTGCAGTCAAACCTGGAATTACTGACACGTGTTAAGAGTGTGCACCACAGTTATCAAAATCTAAAACGTCCTGAACTCTTTTCATTTAGATTAACAAAATATGGTTTCAGTCTTCCTCCTCAATATTCTGGCTTGGACAGAATTATCAAGCCATTTCAAGTAGATGTGATCCTAGATCTTGACACAGCACATCCTCAACTTATTGTCTCTGAGGATAGAAAAGCTGTGCGATATGgaagaacaaaaccaaacattTGTTATAACCCAAAGAGATTTTATGTCTGCCCTGCTGTCCTAGGCTCTCAGCGATTGAGTTCTGGGCGACATTACTGGGAGGTAGAAGTGGGAAACAAACCTAAATGGATATTGGGTGTGTGTCAAGCCTGTCTTCTTAGGAACTGGCAGGATCAGCCATCAGTTCTGGGTGGATTCTGGGCAATTGGGCGATACATGAAGAGTGGTTATGTTGCATCAGGTCCTAAGACAACCCGGCTTCTGCCAGTAGTAAAACCCAGTAAGATTGGTATTTTTCTGGACTATGAATTGGGCGATCTTTCCTTTTATAATATGAATGATAGGTCTGTTCTCTATACTTTTAATGATTCTTTCACAGAAGCCCTTTGGCCTTATTTCTATACTGGAACAGATTCTGAACCTCTTAAAATCTGCTCAGAATCAGATTCTGAAAGATAA